A genomic segment from Amycolatopsis camponoti encodes:
- a CDS encoding enoyl-CoA hydratase family protein encodes MSPFRATAPLTKEWEHFEFTVDDGVATVTFTRPEKLNALTFDVYADLRDLVVELPQHEDVRVLVITGQGRGFCSGGDVEEIIGELQKFETAELLEFTRMTGAVVKALRECPLPVIAAVNGVAAGAGSVIALASDFRLLAESAKFAFLFTKVGLAGADMGSAYLLPRLVGLGRATELLILGDKVSASRASEIGLATQVVPDADLASTASALARRLADGPALAYATTKVLLTRELDMDLGSAIELEAMTQALLMTAKDHKEFYAAWTAGREPRWTGR; translated from the coding sequence ATGAGCCCGTTCCGCGCGACCGCACCGCTGACGAAGGAGTGGGAGCACTTCGAGTTCACGGTGGACGACGGCGTCGCGACCGTGACGTTCACCCGGCCGGAGAAGCTGAACGCCTTGACGTTCGACGTCTACGCCGACCTGCGGGACCTGGTCGTCGAGCTGCCGCAGCACGAAGACGTGCGGGTGCTGGTGATCACCGGGCAGGGCCGCGGGTTCTGCTCCGGCGGCGACGTCGAGGAGATCATCGGCGAGCTGCAGAAGTTCGAGACGGCGGAGCTGCTGGAGTTCACGCGCATGACGGGCGCGGTGGTCAAGGCGCTGCGCGAGTGCCCGCTCCCGGTGATCGCGGCGGTCAACGGCGTGGCGGCGGGCGCGGGTTCGGTGATCGCGCTGGCGAGCGACTTCCGGCTGCTGGCGGAGTCGGCGAAGTTCGCGTTCCTGTTCACGAAGGTGGGCTTGGCGGGGGCGGACATGGGTTCGGCGTATCTGCTGCCGAGGCTGGTGGGCCTGGGCCGCGCGACCGAACTGCTGATCCTGGGCGACAAGGTGTCCGCGTCCCGGGCTTCGGAGATCGGGCTGGCCACTCAGGTGGTGCCGGACGCCGACCTGGCGTCGACGGCGTCGGCGCTGGCTCGCCGGCTCGCGGACGGGCCCGCTTTGGCGTACGCGACGACGAAGGTGCTGCTGACCCGCGAGCTGGACATGGACCTGGGGAGCGCGATCGAGCTGGAGGCGATGACCCAGGCGCTGCTGATGACGGCGAAGGACCACAAGGAGTTCTACGCGGCGTGGACCGCGGGACGCGAACCCCGGTGGACCGGCCGCTAG
- a CDS encoding SDR family NAD(P)-dependent oxidoreductase, translating into MSRLVVVTGGTRGIGAAIAARFSSLGDTVLAPGRAECDVTDEDAVAAYFAAAGPVDVLVNNAGISASAPLAKTSLDDWRSQLEVNATGAFLCTRAVLPGMRSRDSGRIVTVASTASHVGYRYTAGYTASKHAAAGLMRAVAAELAGTGVTANAVCPAFVRTDMTATSVARIQERTGRSVDDAESALAAASPLGRLLEPDEVAFAVAFLAAPEAAAINGQTLVLDGGGIQS; encoded by the coding sequence GTGAGCCGCCTGGTCGTGGTCACCGGCGGCACCCGCGGCATCGGCGCCGCGATCGCCGCGCGGTTCTCTTCCCTCGGTGACACCGTGCTCGCGCCGGGGCGCGCCGAATGCGACGTCACGGACGAGGACGCCGTCGCCGCCTACTTCGCGGCGGCCGGGCCGGTGGACGTGCTGGTGAACAACGCCGGGATCTCCGCCAGCGCGCCCCTGGCGAAGACTTCGCTCGACGACTGGCGGTCGCAGCTCGAGGTCAACGCGACCGGCGCGTTCCTGTGCACGCGCGCGGTGCTGCCGGGGATGCGCTCCCGGGACAGCGGCCGCATCGTGACGGTGGCGTCGACCGCGTCGCACGTCGGCTACCGCTACACGGCCGGGTACACGGCGTCGAAGCACGCGGCGGCCGGCCTGATGCGGGCGGTCGCGGCGGAGCTGGCCGGCACCGGCGTCACGGCGAACGCGGTCTGCCCGGCCTTCGTCCGCACCGACATGACGGCGACCTCGGTGGCCCGGATCCAGGAGCGCACGGGGCGCTCCGTGGATGACGCCGAGTCAGCGCTGGCGGCGGCGTCCCCACTCGGCAGGCTGCTGGAACCGGACGAGGTGGCGTTCGCCGTCGCCTTCCTGGCGGCGCCCGAAGCCGCCGCGATCAACGGTCAGACCCTGGTACTCGACGGCGGAGGAATCCAGTCATGA
- a CDS encoding benzoate-CoA ligase family protein, giving the protein MSEPFNLATHFLDRHVAAGRGSRTALVVGDRSVSYDELARLADRVGNVLLDAGVRRGQRVLLALSDGDEFVATWYGAQKIGAVTAEVYPFLQPKDYAYYLGYTEAVAVIADAVTLPALREAGATGLLVTGVPEDELLPGERPFRSLVDAAPDVLEAAPTTVDDIGIWKFTTGSTGAPKACVHPLRSAKESFERYAVQVLGLREDDRVLAVPKLFFGYARDLVALFPFGVGAAGIAFPERSTADLVFELIARHRPTVLVNVPTMMSAMVAHPDAASQDLSCLRMTTSAGEALPPELHRKWDAMFGVPVVDGIGSSEAYHIYLSNRPGSARLGTLGTPVPGYTAEVVDELGNLLPDGEIGPLRVTGPTIALEYHGDAEKSARTFDGDTLTSGDLFSRSDGFFRHHGRADALLKVGGVFVAPGEIEDCLLGHPSVVDCAVVGQEVDGLVLPRAYVVTRASVTADELKDHVKARLAKHKYPREVVFMTELPRTANGKLDRRALAGRS; this is encoded by the coding sequence GTGAGTGAGCCGTTCAACCTCGCCACGCACTTCCTCGACCGGCACGTCGCCGCGGGCCGGGGCTCGCGGACCGCGCTGGTCGTCGGCGACCGGTCGGTGAGCTACGACGAGCTGGCGCGGCTGGCCGACCGGGTCGGGAACGTGCTGCTCGACGCCGGTGTCCGAAGAGGACAGCGGGTGCTGCTCGCGCTGAGCGACGGCGACGAGTTCGTCGCGACCTGGTACGGCGCGCAGAAGATCGGCGCGGTGACCGCCGAGGTCTACCCGTTCCTGCAGCCCAAGGACTACGCGTACTACCTCGGCTACACCGAGGCCGTCGCGGTGATCGCCGACGCCGTCACGCTGCCGGCCCTGCGCGAAGCGGGCGCCACCGGGCTTCTGGTCACCGGGGTGCCCGAAGACGAGCTGCTGCCGGGCGAGCGGCCGTTCCGGTCCCTGGTGGACGCGGCGCCGGATGTCCTGGAAGCCGCACCGACCACTGTGGACGACATCGGGATCTGGAAGTTCACCACCGGCAGCACCGGCGCGCCCAAGGCGTGCGTACATCCCTTGCGCAGTGCGAAAGAGAGCTTCGAGCGGTACGCCGTCCAGGTGCTCGGGCTGCGCGAGGACGACCGCGTGCTCGCCGTGCCCAAGCTGTTCTTCGGCTACGCGCGCGACCTGGTGGCGCTGTTCCCGTTCGGCGTCGGCGCGGCCGGGATCGCGTTCCCCGAGCGCAGCACGGCGGACCTGGTGTTCGAGCTGATCGCGCGGCACCGTCCGACGGTGCTGGTCAACGTCCCGACGATGATGAGCGCGATGGTCGCGCACCCGGACGCGGCGTCGCAGGACCTGAGCTGCCTGCGGATGACGACGTCCGCCGGCGAGGCATTGCCCCCGGAGCTGCACCGGAAGTGGGACGCGATGTTCGGGGTGCCGGTGGTGGACGGGATCGGCTCGTCCGAGGCCTACCACATCTACCTGTCGAACCGGCCGGGCTCGGCCCGGCTCGGCACCCTCGGGACGCCTGTTCCCGGGTACACGGCCGAAGTCGTCGACGAACTCGGAAACCTGTTGCCGGACGGGGAAATCGGGCCGCTGCGGGTCACCGGGCCGACGATCGCGCTGGAGTACCACGGCGATGCCGAGAAGTCCGCGCGGACGTTCGACGGCGACACGCTGACGTCCGGCGACCTCTTCAGCCGGTCCGACGGGTTCTTCCGCCACCACGGGCGGGCCGACGCGCTGCTCAAGGTCGGCGGGGTGTTCGTCGCGCCCGGCGAGATCGAAGACTGCCTGCTCGGGCACCCTTCGGTGGTGGACTGCGCGGTGGTCGGCCAGGAGGTCGACGGCCTGGTCCTACCGCGCGCCTACGTCGTGACGCGGGCCTCGGTGACCGCCGACGAGCTGAAGGACCACGTGAAAGCCCGGCTGGCCAAGCACAAGTACCCCCGCGAAGTGGTGTTCATGACCGAACTTCCCCGCACGGCCAACGGAAAGCTCGACCGGCGCGCACTGGCGGGCCGCTCGTGA
- a CDS encoding creatininase family protein, producing MTYFADLSSRQVASLPDDGRVPVLLLPLGAIEPHGPHAPLGTDPLISRGMCERAASRLAADEDVHVLVLPEVPYGVTRFAAGFAGGVHIGEETLHSLLVDIGSALIGQRFKRILLVNNHFEPAHLVTLRRAVETLNFAYEGRVALLDLVRRRHAQRLTDEFRSGECHAGRYETSLVLADRPELVDQPLMRTLPHVPVSLAAAPEDGGFAEMGMTEAYCGSPAEATASEGEETFSTLTDLLVEAIRELARE from the coding sequence GTGACGTACTTCGCGGACCTCAGCTCGCGGCAGGTCGCCTCGTTGCCGGACGACGGCCGCGTGCCGGTGCTGCTGCTCCCGCTGGGCGCGATCGAGCCGCACGGGCCGCACGCGCCGCTGGGCACCGACCCGCTGATCTCGCGCGGGATGTGCGAGCGCGCGGCTTCGCGCCTGGCCGCCGACGAGGACGTCCACGTGCTGGTGCTGCCCGAGGTGCCCTACGGCGTGACGCGGTTCGCGGCCGGGTTCGCCGGGGGCGTCCACATCGGCGAGGAGACGCTGCACTCGCTGCTCGTCGACATCGGGTCCGCGCTGATCGGGCAGCGGTTCAAGCGGATCCTGCTGGTCAACAACCACTTCGAGCCCGCGCACCTGGTCACGCTGCGGCGCGCGGTGGAGACGTTGAACTTCGCCTACGAAGGCCGCGTCGCGCTGCTCGACCTGGTCCGGCGGCGGCACGCGCAGCGGCTGACCGACGAGTTCCGCTCCGGCGAGTGCCACGCGGGCCGCTACGAGACCTCGCTCGTGCTGGCCGACCGGCCCGAACTGGTCGACCAGCCGCTGATGCGGACGTTGCCGCACGTGCCCGTGAGCCTGGCCGCCGCGCCGGAAGACGGCGGCTTCGCCGAGATGGGGATGACCGAGGCGTACTGCGGTTCGCCGGCCGAGGCGACCGCCTCCGAAGGCGAAGAGACCTTCTCGACGTTGACCGACCTGCTGGTGGAAGCGATCCGGGAGCTGGCCCGTGAGTGA
- a CDS encoding PaaX family transcriptional regulator, which translates to MPGDAFDASPQELVVTLLGSYVHPRETRRVWSGGLVAALAELGFSDGAARIALTRVVRRGLLQRHREGRTVHYSLTRRTIALLADGDHRIFSLGRRERAAGEWTVLWQSIPESRRQARERLVRRLRFLGFGPYQDGTWIAPHDREAEVVALLGELDVTEHAGLLLGRPSAALDVRRFAGRAWDLDDLTARYTAFVEQFGGYAGADPPDVEAFAVHTRLVHTFRAFPSLDPELPADLVPAPDRRAAAVELFHDLYTALAPAAQRHFDEVTKG; encoded by the coding sequence ATGCCCGGAGATGCCTTCGACGCCAGCCCGCAGGAGCTGGTCGTGACGTTGCTGGGCAGCTACGTGCACCCGCGCGAAACCCGCCGGGTGTGGTCGGGCGGCCTGGTCGCGGCGCTCGCCGAGCTGGGCTTCTCCGACGGCGCGGCCCGGATCGCGCTCACCCGCGTGGTGCGCCGCGGCCTCCTCCAGCGCCACCGCGAGGGCCGCACCGTGCACTACTCGCTGACCCGCCGCACCATCGCCCTGCTCGCCGACGGCGACCACCGGATCTTCTCCCTCGGCCGCCGCGAGCGCGCCGCCGGCGAGTGGACCGTACTCTGGCAGAGCATCCCGGAGAGCCGCCGCCAGGCCCGCGAACGCCTGGTGCGGCGGTTGCGGTTCCTCGGGTTCGGCCCCTATCAGGACGGCACCTGGATCGCCCCGCACGACCGCGAGGCCGAGGTCGTCGCCCTGCTCGGCGAGCTGGACGTCACCGAGCACGCCGGGCTGCTGCTCGGGCGGCCGTCGGCCGCGCTCGACGTCCGCCGCTTCGCCGGCCGGGCCTGGGACCTCGACGACCTCACCGCCCGCTACACGGCGTTCGTCGAGCAGTTCGGCGGCTACGCCGGGGCCGATCCCCCGGACGTCGAAGCCTTCGCCGTCCACACGCGCCTGGTGCACACGTTCCGGGCGTTCCCGTCGCTCGACCCCGAACTGCCCGCCGACCTGGTGCCCGCACCGGATCGGCGAGCGGCGGCGGTCGAGTTGTTCCACGATCTGTACACCGCGCTGGCTCCGGCCGCTCAGCGCCATTTCGACGAGGTGACCAAGGGATGA
- a CDS encoding tryptophan 2,3-dioxygenase produces the protein MTETSQATQEALSYTSYLALDDVLNAQRPRSDEHDELLFIVIHQVYELWFKQILHEAEFLQRNLEKGNTAHSIRVLRRILTILKVAVAQIDVLETMTPSQFTSFRARLDASSGFQSAQFRELEAVLGRRDERVFAHYPEGGEQRKGIAEAMARPSLFDSFLTYLKVSGYAVECDRDVTRPVEPSPALQAILLDVYSDDGGPSVVAECLVDLDEGMQEWRYRHVKMVERTIGDKTGTGGSSGATYLRTTLFQPMFPDLWAVRSRL, from the coding sequence ATGACCGAAACCAGCCAAGCGACCCAGGAAGCCCTGAGCTACACCTCGTACCTGGCGTTGGACGACGTGCTGAACGCCCAGCGCCCGCGGTCCGACGAGCACGACGAGCTGCTGTTCATCGTGATCCACCAGGTGTACGAGCTGTGGTTCAAGCAGATCCTCCACGAGGCGGAGTTCCTCCAGCGCAACCTCGAAAAGGGGAACACCGCGCACTCGATCCGGGTCCTGCGCCGGATCCTGACGATCCTCAAGGTCGCCGTCGCGCAGATCGACGTCCTGGAAACCATGACCCCCAGCCAGTTCACGAGCTTCCGCGCCCGTTTGGACGCTTCGAGCGGCTTCCAGTCGGCCCAGTTCCGGGAGCTGGAAGCCGTGCTCGGGCGGCGCGACGAGCGCGTGTTCGCCCACTACCCCGAAGGCGGCGAGCAGCGGAAAGGCATCGCCGAGGCGATGGCGCGGCCGTCGTTGTTCGACTCTTTTCTCACGTATCTCAAGGTTTCTGGATACGCGGTCGAGTGTGACCGAGACGTCACTCGACCGGTGGAGCCGTCCCCGGCCCTGCAGGCGATATTGCTGGACGTGTACAGCGACGACGGCGGCCCGTCGGTCGTCGCGGAATGTCTGGTGGATCTCGATGAAGGGATGCAGGAGTGGCGCTACCGGCACGTGAAGATGGTCGAACGCACCATCGGCGACAAGACCGGGACGGGGGGATCTTCCGGCGCGACCTACCTGCGTACCACGCTCTTCCAGCCGATGTTCCCGGATCTCTGGGCCGTACGGAGCCGACTGTGA
- a CDS encoding kynureninase/PvdN C-terminal domain-containing protein, producing MTTLDDLRADHNALAPHYSRFGVAERLLLSGHSHQAWPDVAEEGLRESFADAARDVDEKWGRAFAKADELRAGFRLLLGDPHGEYALGASTHDLVLRFLSAMELPRRPRLVTTDGEFHTLRRQLARLEEEGVEVVRVPLEPVTTLAERVAAEVDDNTAAVLVSAVLFETSRLVPGLAHLADSCRDRSIELVVDAYHALGVVPFPLHDLGLTNAWVLGGGYKYLQLGEGNCFLRLPAHAQELRPVITGWYAEFGALADERNPGQVAYATGGDRFAGATYDPASHYRGARVQRFFAEQGLTPEFLREVSQHQVGLLASVFDSLGLPGDVVTRDRETPLDRLGGFLSLRCADAAGLQAALAAQGVRTDSRGPYLRFGPAPYLSDTQLETAMNALGKVARG from the coding sequence GTGACCACTTTGGACGACCTGCGCGCGGACCACAACGCGCTCGCCCCGCACTACTCCCGCTTCGGCGTCGCCGAGCGCCTGCTGCTGTCCGGGCACTCGCACCAGGCGTGGCCGGACGTCGCGGAGGAGGGCCTGCGGGAGTCCTTCGCGGACGCCGCCCGCGACGTCGACGAGAAGTGGGGGCGCGCGTTCGCGAAGGCCGACGAGCTGCGCGCGGGGTTCCGCCTGCTGCTCGGCGACCCGCACGGCGAGTACGCGCTCGGCGCGAGCACGCACGACCTGGTGCTGCGGTTCCTCTCGGCGATGGAGCTGCCGCGAAGACCGCGCCTGGTCACCACGGACGGCGAGTTCCACACCCTGCGCCGTCAGCTCGCCCGCCTCGAGGAGGAGGGCGTCGAAGTCGTCCGGGTGCCCCTGGAGCCGGTGACGACGCTCGCCGAGCGCGTCGCCGCCGAAGTGGACGACAACACCGCCGCGGTGCTCGTCTCGGCCGTGCTGTTCGAGACGTCGCGGCTGGTCCCGGGGCTCGCGCACCTGGCCGACTCGTGCCGTGACCGGTCGATCGAGCTGGTCGTCGACGCCTACCACGCGCTCGGCGTCGTCCCGTTCCCGCTGCACGACCTCGGGCTCACCAACGCCTGGGTGCTCGGCGGCGGCTACAAGTACCTGCAGCTCGGCGAGGGCAACTGCTTCCTGCGGCTGCCCGCGCACGCCCAGGAGCTGCGCCCGGTGATCACCGGCTGGTACGCCGAGTTCGGCGCGCTTGCCGACGAGCGCAACCCGGGCCAGGTCGCCTACGCCACCGGTGGCGACCGGTTCGCCGGCGCCACCTACGACCCGGCCAGCCACTACCGCGGCGCCCGGGTCCAGCGGTTCTTCGCCGAGCAGGGCCTGACGCCGGAGTTCCTGCGCGAGGTGTCGCAGCACCAGGTGGGCCTGCTCGCGTCGGTGTTCGACTCGCTCGGCTTGCCCGGCGACGTCGTGACGCGGGACCGCGAGACGCCGCTCGACCGGCTCGGCGGGTTCCTCTCGCTGCGCTGCGCCGACGCGGCCGGGCTCCAGGCGGCACTGGCCGCCCAGGGCGTCCGCACCGACAGCCGGGGCCCGTACCTGCGCTTCGGTCCCGCGCCGTACCTCTCCGACACCCAGCTCGAGACGGCGATGAACGCTCTCGGCAAGGTGGCCCGCGGCTGA
- a CDS encoding Glu/Leu/Phe/Val dehydrogenase dimerization domain-containing protein: protein MTEGVFARGTGHEQVVYCHDQASGLKAIIGIYSTALGPALGGTRFHPYATEADALDDVLALSKGMAYKNALAGLDLGGGKAVILGDPKTLKSEALLRAFGRFVQSLGGRYITACDVGTYVQDMDVVARESDFVTGRSPEDGGAGDSSVLTAFGVFQGMRASAEHLWGSPDLAGKRVGVAGVGKVGHILVGHLVDAGAQVTITDVYAPAISRTLEIYPSVQVVSDVDTLLRAELDVFAPCALGGVLNDASVPVLGARIVCGAANNQLAHAGIDKQLADRGVLYAPDYLVNAGGVIQVDDERHGFTFERAKRKTTAIYDTTKAVFALADADGVPPATAADRLAERRMAEVGRLRSIMTG, encoded by the coding sequence GTGACCGAAGGAGTGTTCGCCCGGGGCACCGGGCACGAACAGGTCGTGTACTGCCACGACCAGGCCAGTGGCCTCAAGGCCATCATCGGCATCTACTCCACGGCGCTCGGACCCGCTTTGGGCGGGACGCGCTTCCACCCCTACGCCACCGAAGCGGACGCGCTCGACGACGTGCTCGCGCTGTCCAAGGGCATGGCGTACAAGAACGCGCTGGCCGGGCTCGACCTCGGCGGCGGCAAGGCCGTCATCCTCGGCGACCCGAAGACGCTCAAGTCCGAAGCGCTGCTGCGCGCGTTCGGGCGCTTCGTGCAGTCCCTGGGCGGCCGCTACATCACGGCGTGCGATGTCGGCACGTACGTGCAGGACATGGACGTCGTCGCCCGCGAATCCGACTTCGTCACCGGCCGCTCACCCGAGGACGGCGGCGCCGGCGACTCGTCCGTGCTGACGGCGTTCGGCGTGTTCCAGGGCATGCGCGCCTCGGCCGAGCACCTCTGGGGCAGCCCGGACCTGGCCGGCAAGCGCGTCGGCGTGGCCGGCGTCGGCAAGGTCGGGCACATCCTCGTCGGGCACCTCGTCGACGCCGGCGCGCAGGTGACGATCACCGACGTCTACGCGCCGGCGATTTCGCGCACGCTCGAGATCTACCCGAGCGTGCAGGTCGTGTCCGATGTGGACACCCTGCTGCGGGCCGAGCTGGACGTCTTCGCCCCGTGTGCCTTGGGTGGGGTGCTGAACGACGCGTCGGTGCCGGTGCTAGGCGCTCGCATCGTGTGCGGAGCGGCGAACAACCAGCTCGCGCACGCCGGCATCGACAAGCAGCTGGCCGACCGCGGAGTCCTGTACGCGCCTGACTACCTGGTCAACGCCGGTGGCGTGATCCAGGTGGACGACGAGCGGCACGGCTTCACCTTCGAGCGCGCCAAGCGCAAGACGACGGCGATCTACGACACGACGAAGGCCGTGTTCGCGCTGGCCGACGCCGATGGCGTCCCCCCGGCGACGGCGGCCGACCGGCTCGCGGAGCGCCGGATGGCGGAGGTCGGGCGGCTGCGGTCCATCATGACCGGGTGA
- a CDS encoding serine hydrolase, with product MTLSDIFEAAGVRGFLHARSLGSPVSVDVDADSPVVLASVVKVALAYEFARQVAAGQLDPTDRVHATAADRLGGSGSAGFADDVSYSLRDAALLALSVSDNTAADLLFDRVGVANVRSLLAELGLTRTSVIGAPRDLLRTIIDDTAAGLPLRALDPLRTSASTPREMTALLSALWSDPGPGAQVLAWMSAQVSWHRLTAGFPPEVTVAAKTGTMPGIRNEIGVVTYPDGTAYAVAVFTVGGAETLRRPDIDRAIGDAARAAVDQLRS from the coding sequence GTGACCCTTTCGGACATCTTCGAAGCTGCGGGCGTGCGGGGGTTCCTGCACGCCCGCAGTCTCGGTTCTCCGGTATCCGTCGATGTCGACGCGGACTCGCCGGTCGTGCTGGCGTCCGTGGTGAAGGTGGCGCTGGCGTACGAATTCGCCCGTCAGGTGGCGGCGGGCCAGCTCGACCCGACGGACCGCGTGCACGCGACCGCGGCCGACCGGCTCGGCGGTAGCGGCTCGGCGGGCTTCGCGGACGACGTCTCGTACAGCCTGCGGGACGCGGCGCTGCTGGCGTTGTCGGTGTCGGACAACACGGCCGCGGACCTGCTGTTCGACCGCGTGGGCGTGGCGAACGTCCGGTCTCTGCTGGCGGAGCTGGGGCTGACGCGGACTTCCGTCATCGGCGCGCCCCGGGATCTGCTGCGCACGATCATCGACGACACCGCGGCCGGGCTTCCGTTGCGTGCCTTGGATCCCTTGCGGACCTCGGCTTCGACGCCGCGTGAGATGACGGCTCTGCTTTCGGCTCTGTGGAGCGATCCCGGGCCGGGTGCGCAGGTCTTGGCGTGGATGTCGGCCCAGGTCAGCTGGCACCGGCTGACCGCGGGGTTTCCCCCGGAGGTGACGGTGGCGGCCAAGACGGGGACGATGCCGGGCATCCGCAACGAGATCGGCGTCGTGACGTACCCGGACGGGACGGCGTACGCGGTGGCGGTGTTCACGGTGGGCGGCGCGGAGACGTTGCGCCGCCCGGACATCGACCGTGCGATCGGCGACGCGGCCCGCGCGGCGGTAGATCAGCTGCGCTCGTGA
- a CDS encoding LysR substrate-binding domain-containing protein, with protein sequence MDHLRSLRYFLVVAEELHFGHAADRLGIAQPPLSQRVKRLEAELGAKLFDRGRRVTLTEAGEVLRAEARDLLSRWDRMTALVAKADRGEMDALRAGVPPELPGRVLAAILTEFAAQHPAVRLDLQELTTAEQTRLLADRSLDAGLLQLPVDVVGLDLGPAIDTPLGVLLPRDSPLARHAVLTLADLAGEGLVHAPRAAAPGSYDALLRTCWEHGFRPAAVRHARNPEFALGLVLAGHGVAFEPAARKEPRVVWRPLDGEVLRARMAFAWPSSSPHPQAAKLAEIAAGVLRDDGVSRLVPPDPGGARPWDVFYERS encoded by the coding sequence GTGGACCACCTCCGCTCGCTGCGCTACTTCCTCGTCGTCGCCGAGGAACTGCACTTCGGCCACGCCGCCGACCGGCTCGGCATCGCCCAGCCGCCGTTGAGCCAGCGCGTGAAACGGCTCGAAGCCGAGCTGGGCGCGAAGCTGTTCGACCGCGGCCGCCGCGTCACGCTCACCGAGGCCGGCGAAGTGCTCCGCGCCGAAGCCCGTGACCTCCTGAGCCGCTGGGACCGCATGACGGCGCTCGTCGCGAAAGCCGACCGCGGCGAGATGGACGCCCTGCGCGCGGGCGTGCCGCCGGAGCTGCCGGGACGGGTGCTCGCCGCGATCCTCACGGAGTTCGCGGCGCAGCACCCCGCCGTCCGGCTCGACCTGCAGGAGCTGACCACCGCCGAGCAGACCCGGCTGCTCGCCGACCGGTCGCTGGACGCCGGGCTCCTCCAGCTGCCGGTCGACGTCGTCGGGCTCGACCTCGGGCCCGCGATCGACACGCCGCTCGGCGTGCTCCTCCCCCGCGACTCGCCGCTGGCCCGCCACGCCGTCCTGACCTTGGCCGACCTCGCGGGCGAAGGCCTGGTGCACGCCCCGCGCGCGGCGGCGCCCGGCAGCTACGACGCCCTGCTGCGCACCTGCTGGGAGCACGGCTTCCGGCCGGCGGCCGTCCGGCACGCGCGCAACCCGGAGTTCGCGCTCGGCCTGGTCCTGGCCGGCCACGGCGTCGCGTTCGAGCCCGCGGCCCGCAAGGAACCGCGGGTGGTCTGGCGGCCGCTCGACGGCGAGGTCCTGCGCGCGCGGATGGCGTTCGCCTGGCCGTCGTCGAGCCCGCACCCGCAGGCGGCGAAGCTGGCGGAGATCGCGGCGGGCGTGCTGCGGGACGACGGCGTCTCGCGGCTGGTGCCGCCGGACCCGGGCGGCGCGCGGCCGTGGGACGTGTTCTACGAGCGCAGCTGA
- a CDS encoding MBL fold metallo-hydrolase, with translation MSEGFSRRGLFGAGAAAATILAGVPAASASAAPRGTSQMTLRWWGNNGWEIRVGTKTILIDPWLTRFKTGTYTPAGADPRTPLSVNKELIDGYLDRGFLHADHILVTHGHYDHLTDVPYLAQRTGATVIGTETHLSLMAALGAPEDQLAIASGGEDLTFDGYSIRILRSLHSAVGARAQVPFPGSRPLSRRDRPRVISDLLEGGTLAYCVTGGGASVVNFGGSNYVESELAGLRPDVVLLPVGGAKVTQYVPRLLRTLGNPRMVAATHWDDFDLPLGQAQDPNGGLEVLRKVVAAASPGSEFVVLDHLGSFVP, from the coding sequence ATGAGCGAAGGATTCAGCAGACGCGGGCTGTTCGGCGCGGGCGCGGCGGCGGCCACGATCCTCGCCGGGGTGCCGGCGGCTTCGGCGTCGGCGGCGCCACGGGGGACGTCGCAGATGACGCTGCGGTGGTGGGGGAACAACGGCTGGGAGATCCGCGTCGGGACGAAGACGATCCTCATCGACCCGTGGTTGACGAGGTTCAAGACGGGCACGTACACCCCCGCGGGCGCCGACCCGCGCACGCCGCTGTCGGTGAACAAGGAGCTGATCGACGGCTACCTGGACCGCGGCTTCCTCCACGCCGACCACATCTTGGTGACCCACGGCCACTACGACCACCTCACCGACGTTCCCTACCTGGCCCAACGCACGGGAGCGACGGTGATCGGCACCGAGACCCATTTGAGTCTCATGGCGGCGCTGGGCGCACCGGAGGACCAGCTGGCGATCGCGTCCGGCGGCGAGGACCTGACGTTCGACGGCTACTCGATCCGGATCTTGCGGTCCTTGCACTCGGCGGTGGGCGCGCGAGCCCAGGTGCCGTTCCCGGGCTCGCGGCCGCTGTCCCGCCGGGACCGTCCCCGGGTGATCTCGGACCTGCTCGAAGGCGGCACGCTGGCGTACTGCGTCACCGGCGGCGGAGCGAGCGTGGTGAACTTCGGCGGCTCGAACTACGTCGAGTCCGAGCTGGCCGGTTTGCGCCCGGACGTGGTGCTCCTGCCGGTGGGCGGAGCGAAGGTGACGCAGTACGTGCCGAGGCTGCTGCGCACGCTGGGCAACCCGCGGATGGTGGCAGCGACCCACTGGGACGACTTCGATCTGCCGCTGGGCCAGGCCCAGGACCCCAACGGGGGGTTGGAGGTACTGCGGAAGGTGGTGGCGGCGGCTTCGCCGGGGAGCGAGTTCGTGGTGCTGGACCACCTGGGTTCATTTGTGCCATAG
- a CDS encoding DUF5302 domain-containing protein gives MSEPNPSPSGEEDDVKRKFREALERKQAHARSGASHENGGGKNQHAHGPAANKRTFRRKSG, from the coding sequence ATGAGTGAACCGAATCCGTCGCCCAGCGGCGAGGAGGACGACGTCAAGCGCAAGTTCCGGGAAGCGCTGGAGCGCAAGCAGGCCCACGCCCGCTCGGGCGCGTCCCACGAGAACGGCGGCGGCAAGAACCAGCACGCCCACGGGCCCGCGGCCAACAAGCGGACTTTCCGCCGCAAGAGCGGCTGA